A genomic stretch from Lepisosteus oculatus isolate fLepOcu1 chromosome 7, fLepOcu1.hap2, whole genome shotgun sequence includes:
- the nuak1b gene encoding NUAK family SNF1-like kinase 1 isoform X1 produces MDVTCPPNRKLSRSGAELAVKAAAVPRRASLPRPLPADPGAEGASAGAGELRRVPSVKKHHHKHNLKHRYELLETLGRGTYGKVKKAIERDSGREVAIKSIRKEKIKDEQDMVHIRREIEIMSSLRHPHIISVYEVFENKDKIVIVMEYASKGELYDYISERRRLSERETRHFFRQIVSAVHYCHKNGVVHRDLKLENVLLDENGNIKIADFGLSNLYHKDRLLQTFCGSPLYASPEIVNGRPYRGPEVDSWALGVLLYTLVYGTMPFDGGDHKNLIRQISNGEYREPTQSSDARGLIRWMLMVNPERRATVEDIANHWWVNWGCKSSVCDCDAQREAGSPLLARFIDWQHRTEPRAGKPARAEPAALTRQRSLRKSKKENEAGAPHGEDKLGLKRPKGILKTRPTGEQRSRSLGELEAVISLQDQDSGSSPEREEESAGGGSPAKMAPTLPKKGILKTSQQRESGYYSSPERSESSELLGGSMVSPPTSSPPKRAAGRKGILKRNGKYSTFSALPALGPAGEASPADSGLSRSQSRPSSVVSDDCTLSSGPFNLLDWPQAPQPRIRGCVSAENLLQLGDFRGLKAAPDLHGGKFGRGAQGARGSLGDNGSFSLLGDLDDMTQVYQQALEISSNLT; encoded by the exons ATGGACGTTACCTGCCCCCCAAATCGCAAGCTCTCCCGGTCGGGAGCAGAGCTCGCCGTGAAGGCGGCCGCCGTGCCCCGGAGAGCCAGCCTCCCCAGACCGCTACCTGCCGACCCGGGGGCCGAGGGCGCCTCGGCAGGGGCGGGCGAGCTCCGGAGGGTGCCCAGCGTGAAGAAGCACCACCACAAGCACAACCTGAAGCACCGCTACGAGCTGCTGGAGACCCTGGGGAGAGGCACCTACGGGAAGGTGAAGAAGGCCATCGAGAGGGACTCCGGCCGAGAG GTGGCCATCAAGTCAATCCGGAAGGAGAAGATCAAAGACGAGCAAGATATGGTGCACATCCGCCGGGAGATCGAGATCATGTCCTCACTCCGACACCCCCACATCATCTCCGTCTACGAAG TGTTCGAGAACAAGGACAAGATTGTGATCGTCATGGAGTACGCCAGCAAGGGCGAGCTGTACGACTACATCAGCGAGCGGCGCCGGCTCAGCGAGAGGGAGACCCGCCACTTCTTCAGGCAGATCGTCTCCGCCGTGCACTACTGCCACAAG AACGGCGTGGTGCACAGGGATCTGAAACTGGAAAACGTGCTGCTGGACGAGAACGGTAACATCAAG ATCGCGGACTTCGGACTCTCTAACCTGTACCACAAGGACCGGCTCCTGCAGACGTTCTGCGGCAGTCCCCTGTACGCCTCCCCCGAGATCGTCAACGGCAGGCCCTACCGGGGCCCCGAG GTGGACAGCTGGGCTCTGGGCGTGTTGCTCTACACCCTGGTTTATGGCACCATGCCCTTCGACGGTGGCGATCACAAGAACCTGATCCGTCAGATCAGCAACGGAGAGTACCGTGAGCCCACCCAGTCCTCCG ACGCCCGGGGGCTGATCCGCTGGATGCTGATGGTGAACCCTGAGCGCCGTGCCACCGTGGAGGACATTGCCAACCACTGGTGGGTCAACTGGGGCTGCAAGAGCAGCGTGTGCGACTGCGACGCCCAGCGGGAGGCTGGCTCTCCTCTCCTGGCAAGGTTCATCGACTGGCAGCACCGCACCGAGCCCAGAGCAGGCAAACCGGCGCGGGCCGAGCCCGCGGCCCTAACCCGCCAGCGGTCCCTGCGCAAGTCCAAGAAGGAGAATGAGGCAGGCGCGCCCCACGGTGAGGACAAGCTTGGCCTGAAGAGGCCCAAGGGAATCTTAAAGACGAGGCCCACAGGAGAGCAGCGCTCGCGTAGCCTGGGGGAGCTGGAGGCCGTCATCTCCCTCCAGGACCAAGACTCGGGGTCCAGCCCGGAGCGGGAGGAGGAGTCCGCGGGTGGGGGCTCTCCAGCCAAGATGGCCCCCACCTTGCCTAAGAAGGGCATCTTGAAGACAAGCCAGCAGCGGGAGTCTGGGTACTACTCCTCCCCGGAACGCAGTGAGTCTTCCGAGCTGCTAGGGGGCAGCATGGTGTCTCCTCCCACCAGCTCCCCACCCAAACGAGCAGCTGGCAGGAAGGGCATTCTGAAGCGCAACGGGAAGTACTCCACCTTCAGTGCCCTGCCAGCCCTGGGTCCCGCTGGGGAGGCCTCCCCCGCGGACTCCGGACTGTCCCGCAGCCAGAGCCGCCCCTCCAGCGTGGTGAGCGATGACTGCACCCTGTCCAGCGGCCCCTTCAACCTCCTGGACTGGCCGCAGGCACCGCAGCCCAGAATCAGGGGCTGTGTCTCGGCCGAGAATTTACTCCAGCTGGGGGACTTCCGAGGCCTCAAGGCTGCGCCGGACCTCCATGGGGGCAAGTTCGGTCGGGGGGCCCAGGGGGCGCGGGGGTCTCTCGGGGACAATGGCAGCTTCTCCCTGCTGGGCGACCTGGACGATATGACTCAGGTGTACCAACAGGCCCTGGAAATAAGCAGCAACCTGACTTAG
- the nuak1b gene encoding NUAK family SNF1-like kinase 1 isoform X2, with protein sequence MCSSAAGAGDPRLWCPSDLGPLFRIQRFFSSPTRISARQVADPSESSQQEGVLASDALHSRCGSWTPEMKSVAIKSIRKEKIKDEQDMVHIRREIEIMSSLRHPHIISVYEVFENKDKIVIVMEYASKGELYDYISERRRLSERETRHFFRQIVSAVHYCHKNGVVHRDLKLENVLLDENGNIKIADFGLSNLYHKDRLLQTFCGSPLYASPEIVNGRPYRGPEVDSWALGVLLYTLVYGTMPFDGGDHKNLIRQISNGEYREPTQSSDARGLIRWMLMVNPERRATVEDIANHWWVNWGCKSSVCDCDAQREAGSPLLARFIDWQHRTEPRAGKPARAEPAALTRQRSLRKSKKENEAGAPHGEDKLGLKRPKGILKTRPTGEQRSRSLGELEAVISLQDQDSGSSPEREEESAGGGSPAKMAPTLPKKGILKTSQQRESGYYSSPERSESSELLGGSMVSPPTSSPPKRAAGRKGILKRNGKYSTFSALPALGPAGEASPADSGLSRSQSRPSSVVSDDCTLSSGPFNLLDWPQAPQPRIRGCVSAENLLQLGDFRGLKAAPDLHGGKFGRGAQGARGSLGDNGSFSLLGDLDDMTQVYQQALEISSNLT encoded by the exons ATGTGCTCCTCTGCAGCTGGGGCAGGAGACCCCCGTCTCTGGTGTCCCTCTGATCTAGGCCCCCTGTTCCGAATACAGAGGTTCTTCTCTTCTCCAACGCGTATTTCCGCTCGGCAGGTGGCCGATCCGTCTGAGTCCTCGCAGCAGGAAGGCGTGCTGGCCAGCGACGCTCTCCACTCACGTTGCGGATCCTGGACTCCTGAGATGAAATCT GTGGCCATCAAGTCAATCCGGAAGGAGAAGATCAAAGACGAGCAAGATATGGTGCACATCCGCCGGGAGATCGAGATCATGTCCTCACTCCGACACCCCCACATCATCTCCGTCTACGAAG TGTTCGAGAACAAGGACAAGATTGTGATCGTCATGGAGTACGCCAGCAAGGGCGAGCTGTACGACTACATCAGCGAGCGGCGCCGGCTCAGCGAGAGGGAGACCCGCCACTTCTTCAGGCAGATCGTCTCCGCCGTGCACTACTGCCACAAG AACGGCGTGGTGCACAGGGATCTGAAACTGGAAAACGTGCTGCTGGACGAGAACGGTAACATCAAG ATCGCGGACTTCGGACTCTCTAACCTGTACCACAAGGACCGGCTCCTGCAGACGTTCTGCGGCAGTCCCCTGTACGCCTCCCCCGAGATCGTCAACGGCAGGCCCTACCGGGGCCCCGAG GTGGACAGCTGGGCTCTGGGCGTGTTGCTCTACACCCTGGTTTATGGCACCATGCCCTTCGACGGTGGCGATCACAAGAACCTGATCCGTCAGATCAGCAACGGAGAGTACCGTGAGCCCACCCAGTCCTCCG ACGCCCGGGGGCTGATCCGCTGGATGCTGATGGTGAACCCTGAGCGCCGTGCCACCGTGGAGGACATTGCCAACCACTGGTGGGTCAACTGGGGCTGCAAGAGCAGCGTGTGCGACTGCGACGCCCAGCGGGAGGCTGGCTCTCCTCTCCTGGCAAGGTTCATCGACTGGCAGCACCGCACCGAGCCCAGAGCAGGCAAACCGGCGCGGGCCGAGCCCGCGGCCCTAACCCGCCAGCGGTCCCTGCGCAAGTCCAAGAAGGAGAATGAGGCAGGCGCGCCCCACGGTGAGGACAAGCTTGGCCTGAAGAGGCCCAAGGGAATCTTAAAGACGAGGCCCACAGGAGAGCAGCGCTCGCGTAGCCTGGGGGAGCTGGAGGCCGTCATCTCCCTCCAGGACCAAGACTCGGGGTCCAGCCCGGAGCGGGAGGAGGAGTCCGCGGGTGGGGGCTCTCCAGCCAAGATGGCCCCCACCTTGCCTAAGAAGGGCATCTTGAAGACAAGCCAGCAGCGGGAGTCTGGGTACTACTCCTCCCCGGAACGCAGTGAGTCTTCCGAGCTGCTAGGGGGCAGCATGGTGTCTCCTCCCACCAGCTCCCCACCCAAACGAGCAGCTGGCAGGAAGGGCATTCTGAAGCGCAACGGGAAGTACTCCACCTTCAGTGCCCTGCCAGCCCTGGGTCCCGCTGGGGAGGCCTCCCCCGCGGACTCCGGACTGTCCCGCAGCCAGAGCCGCCCCTCCAGCGTGGTGAGCGATGACTGCACCCTGTCCAGCGGCCCCTTCAACCTCCTGGACTGGCCGCAGGCACCGCAGCCCAGAATCAGGGGCTGTGTCTCGGCCGAGAATTTACTCCAGCTGGGGGACTTCCGAGGCCTCAAGGCTGCGCCGGACCTCCATGGGGGCAAGTTCGGTCGGGGGGCCCAGGGGGCGCGGGGGTCTCTCGGGGACAATGGCAGCTTCTCCCTGCTGGGCGACCTGGACGATATGACTCAGGTGTACCAACAGGCCCTGGAAATAAGCAGCAACCTGACTTAG